A window of the Bdellovibrio sp. ZAP7 genome harbors these coding sequences:
- a CDS encoding lysophospholipid acyltransferase family protein: protein MKDWDYENEQWTKLPTYLKHLPLFTRHIDFFSVCMRFLWSLILKNIIFKFYIRLKVTGVPFKTVYEKHPKLIIISNHASHLDAVSIAASIPRRYWLSVYIAAAKDYFFSNPLFMFFSQHCLGAIPIDRKDRKGEAVNLILKLLTELPRMWLIIFPEGTRSQTGKVQEFKRGVSIFSEKTQTPILFTYLEGNADLWPKGQFFAKPGRLVLHVGPVHPPGPIQEVYAAYKSWVMSFSPEAFPAETPTSSPEIKETSDDSSAE from the coding sequence ATGAAGGATTGGGACTACGAAAACGAGCAGTGGACGAAACTGCCGACTTATTTAAAACATTTGCCGCTTTTTACCCGCCACATTGATTTCTTCAGCGTGTGCATGCGTTTTTTGTGGTCCTTGATTCTTAAGAATATCATCTTTAAATTTTACATCCGCCTGAAAGTCACAGGCGTGCCGTTTAAAACGGTTTACGAAAAACATCCCAAGCTGATCATCATCAGCAATCACGCAAGTCACTTGGATGCGGTTTCGATCGCCGCCTCTATCCCGCGCCGTTACTGGTTGAGCGTTTACATCGCTGCGGCAAAGGATTATTTTTTCTCAAATCCCCTGTTCATGTTTTTCTCTCAACACTGTCTGGGCGCGATTCCTATCGATCGCAAGGATCGCAAGGGTGAAGCTGTCAATTTGATCCTAAAACTATTGACCGAACTTCCGCGCATGTGGCTGATCATTTTCCCCGAGGGCACTCGTTCCCAAACAGGGAAAGTGCAGGAATTCAAACGTGGTGTTTCCATTTTCTCGGAAAAAACACAGACACCGATTTTGTTCACGTACCTAGAGGGAAATGCGGACCTATGGCCAAAAGGTCAGTTCTTTGCCAAACCAGGTCGCTTGGTTTTGCACGTTGGTCCCGTTCATCCTCCCGGCCCCATTCAAGAGGTGTATGCTGCTTATAAGAGCTGGGTGATGAGTTTCTCACCAGAAGCCTTCCCTGCCGAAACACCAACCAGCTCGCCTGAAATCAAGGAGACTTCCGATGACAGTTCAGCAGAATAA
- a CDS encoding phosphatidate cytidylyltransferase, translating to MDFQLPITLNIPAAWESHIYRQTVMIVLSIIFGSGAIVFFFRNKNYYFVQSWASIKSWLIAAPIMFIVMGLPTPWPLICLTCLAILGAKIFFQIMGMFQRSNFVLICYAGIIGLAACIYFDREDIYNVMPMIVLGVACLVPLIRNSYKRMIQYMSLTLLAFIFLGWSFMHLGLIMKFPNGIYQLMYLIILTEFCDNTNLAVGRYIGGWRLFPSINPRRTVGSTAVSIFLTLFLAGSMRFLLPDGSDKYWLASGLIASLGGFLGDLVMTVVRRDAGMKTVGPFIIGRGDFLHRVDRLIFVAPIYYYVMTVLL from the coding sequence ATGGATTTTCAACTTCCCATCACATTGAATATTCCGGCTGCATGGGAGTCGCACATTTACCGTCAGACCGTGATGATCGTTCTTTCGATCATCTTCGGTTCCGGCGCGATCGTCTTTTTCTTCCGTAACAAGAACTATTACTTTGTCCAATCCTGGGCCAGCATCAAAAGCTGGTTGATAGCAGCTCCCATCATGTTCATCGTTATGGGTTTGCCGACACCGTGGCCCTTGATTTGTTTAACGTGCCTGGCAATTCTGGGAGCCAAGATCTTTTTCCAAATCATGGGTATGTTCCAGCGAAGCAATTTCGTTTTGATCTGCTATGCGGGCATCATCGGTTTGGCGGCTTGTATTTATTTTGATCGTGAAGATATCTATAATGTGATGCCGATGATCGTGTTGGGCGTCGCCTGTTTGGTTCCGCTGATCCGAAACTCTTACAAGCGCATGATTCAGTACATGTCTTTAACGTTACTGGCGTTCATCTTTTTGGGATGGTCGTTCATGCACTTGGGTTTGATCATGAAGTTCCCGAACGGAATTTATCAGTTGATGTATTTGATAATCCTGACAGAGTTCTGTGACAACACGAACTTGGCCGTCGGTCGTTATATCGGTGGCTGGAGACTTTTCCCATCTATCAATCCCCGCCGTACTGTGGGAAGTACCGCTGTTTCCATTTTCCTGACATTGTTCCTGGCTGGCAGCATGCGCTTCTTGCTTCCGGATGGTTCGGATAAGTACTGGTTGGCTTCGGGCTTGATTGCCTCTCTGGGCGGTTTCTTGGGTGACCTGGTCATGACGGTGGTTCGCCGTGATGCTGGTATGAAGACTGTGGGTCCTTTTATCATCGGCCGAGGTGATTTCCTTCACCGTGTGGACCGTTTGATTTTTGTCGCTCCGATTTATTATTACGTGATGACGGTTCTGTTATGA
- a CDS encoding alkaline phosphatase D family protein, with protein sequence MKFIKANLPRRKFLQYLAAIAPAAWLAKAQALTANDSGDVTSTARQLAAGRKMPMLQTWADETSALVVVMGPKGLTFDSQNNAGLTVQLMRADDLGSQFTLYRLQVTGLSPTAYSQIGVYNQNRLVDVRSLKGLDMTQASPNLAVASCANFRKTEGQEYIYPRFHEAKTDAIFFIGDIVYSNSRVGSVFKTPEEPSSALARYVETWRTVDLYQMEPLVPTLAMWDDHDYGQNNGDATNPYRDQMKAIFRSFYPMPEVHERLSYGPGVSFRLRAFGIDFHFLDDRSFLVNQVTQWGEQQEDWFFKDYLASSNPAWIMNGVQFVQYAPVGESVQRGGLPSLQRLRNVIKANMKPVVFVTGDVHYSQIQYLSKEYFGLNTYELTSSAIHSSSVGEWLRRSQEVGQLFYYGESNFFIVKPRIEAKAMQLEVSCATATGIYPTVSAPLRIET encoded by the coding sequence ATGAAATTCATCAAAGCAAATCTTCCTCGTCGTAAGTTTCTTCAATACTTGGCTGCCATCGCTCCGGCTGCCTGGCTTGCGAAAGCCCAAGCCCTGACAGCGAATGATTCTGGCGACGTCACCTCGACAGCGCGACAGCTCGCTGCCGGCAGAAAAATGCCGATGTTGCAGACATGGGCTGATGAAACGAGCGCTTTAGTTGTCGTGATGGGACCGAAGGGCCTTACGTTTGATTCGCAAAACAACGCGGGCTTAACGGTGCAACTTATGCGCGCTGATGATCTTGGCAGCCAATTCACTTTGTATCGCCTGCAAGTTACGGGTCTTTCCCCAACGGCTTACAGTCAGATCGGTGTCTACAATCAAAACCGTCTGGTGGATGTGCGTTCGTTGAAGGGCCTTGATATGACTCAAGCCTCTCCGAATCTGGCTGTCGCATCTTGCGCGAACTTCCGTAAAACCGAAGGACAAGAATACATCTACCCTCGTTTTCACGAAGCTAAGACCGATGCGATTTTCTTTATCGGGGACATCGTCTATAGCAATTCACGTGTGGGTTCTGTTTTCAAAACTCCTGAGGAACCAAGTTCGGCTCTGGCTCGCTATGTGGAAACGTGGAGAACCGTGGATCTTTATCAGATGGAGCCCTTGGTTCCAACGTTGGCTATGTGGGATGATCACGATTACGGTCAGAATAATGGGGATGCGACCAATCCTTACCGCGACCAGATGAAGGCGATCTTTAGATCCTTCTATCCGATGCCAGAGGTGCATGAGCGTTTAAGCTATGGCCCGGGTGTTTCGTTTCGCTTAAGAGCTTTCGGAATTGATTTCCACTTCTTGGATGATCGCAGCTTCCTTGTAAATCAAGTCACTCAGTGGGGCGAGCAACAGGAAGACTGGTTCTTTAAAGACTATCTTGCAAGTTCAAATCCCGCGTGGATCATGAACGGTGTTCAGTTTGTACAATACGCTCCCGTTGGCGAAAGTGTTCAAAGGGGAGGGCTCCCATCTTTGCAACGCTTAAGAAACGTCATCAAAGCAAACATGAAGCCAGTCGTTTTTGTGACGGGCGATGTTCATTACTCCCAGATACAATATCTTTCGAAAGAGTATTTCGGATTGAACACGTATGAGCTGACTTCCAGTGCGATTCACAGCTCGTCAGTGGGGGAGTGGTTGCGCAGATCTCAAGAAGTCGGGCAGCTGTTTTATTATGGCGAATCGAACTTCTTCATCGTGAAGCCACGAATCGAAGCAAAAGCGATGCAGCTGGAAGTGTCCTGCGCAACCGCGACGGGAATTTACCCAACTGTTTCGGCTCCACTAAGAATTGAAACTTAA
- the serA gene encoding phosphoglycerate dehydrogenase, producing MSELKILLTENIHAVAKERLSDEGFKVDLISHSPSEEELLKILPDYQVLGIRSKTEITKKVLEANKHLLTIGCFCIGTNQVDLPAARKWGVPVFNAPHSNTRSVAELVIAEMISLARQLGDRNTQAHLGGWVKSAEGAHEVRGKTLGIVGYGHIGSQVSVLAESMGLRVIFYDIVKKLPLGNAVGKATLGELLAESDFVTLHVPETAETKDMITKVELAWMKKGAHLINASRGTVVVIEDLVAALKEKHIAGCAIDVFPEEPASNKVKFTSPLQGIPNVILTPHIGGSTEEAQYAIGLEVAESFRRYLRIGSTSGAVNFPNVDLPVKQGTSRLLNVHRNEPGVLGEINGIISKAGANIEGQYLSTDPEIGYLVMDVHATQVQSLAEQIGKLERSIRTRVVY from the coding sequence ATGAGCGAGCTTAAGATTCTTCTGACTGAAAACATCCACGCCGTCGCGAAAGAAAGACTTTCCGATGAAGGTTTCAAAGTGGATTTGATCTCGCACTCTCCATCTGAAGAAGAGTTATTAAAAATTCTTCCGGACTATCAGGTGCTGGGTATCCGTTCAAAAACTGAAATCACGAAAAAAGTTTTGGAAGCCAACAAACATCTTCTTACGATTGGTTGTTTTTGCATCGGTACCAATCAAGTAGATTTGCCTGCTGCCAGAAAATGGGGCGTTCCTGTTTTCAATGCACCTCACTCCAATACGCGTTCTGTGGCCGAGTTAGTTATTGCTGAAATGATTTCTTTGGCTCGTCAATTGGGTGATCGCAACACGCAAGCGCATCTGGGTGGTTGGGTGAAGTCAGCAGAAGGTGCCCATGAGGTTCGTGGCAAAACTTTGGGTATCGTCGGCTACGGTCATATCGGCAGTCAGGTGAGTGTCTTGGCGGAGTCGATGGGCCTTCGTGTGATTTTCTATGACATCGTTAAAAAACTTCCTTTGGGCAATGCCGTTGGCAAAGCGACGTTGGGGGAACTGCTGGCCGAGTCTGACTTTGTTACATTGCATGTTCCTGAAACCGCAGAAACCAAAGACATGATCACGAAAGTGGAACTGGCTTGGATGAAAAAGGGAGCGCACCTGATCAATGCCAGCCGCGGGACCGTGGTGGTGATTGAGGATTTAGTGGCAGCGCTTAAAGAAAAACACATCGCAGGTTGCGCCATCGACGTGTTTCCGGAAGAACCTGCGTCCAACAAGGTTAAGTTTACATCGCCACTCCAAGGAATTCCAAATGTGATTTTGACTCCACATATCGGGGGGAGTACGGAAGAGGCTCAATATGCGATCGGTTTAGAGGTTGCGGAAAGCTTCCGCCGCTATTTGCGCATCGGTTCCACATCGGGTGCCGTGAACTTTCCAAACGTGGATTTGCCCGTCAAACAGGGAACTTCGCGCCTATTGAACGTGCACAGAAATGAGCCCGGGGTTTTGGGTGAAATCAACGGTATCATCTCGAAAGCAGGGGCAAATATCGAAGGGCAGTATCTTTCCACGGACCCTGAAATCGGATACCTGGTGATGGATGTCCACGCCACGCAGGTTCAGTCTTTGGCGGAGCAAATTGGAAAATTGGAGCGCTCAATCCGCACCCGCGTCGTTTACTAA
- a CDS encoding sigma-54 dependent transcriptional regulator: MAKTRVFSLLIVDDDPLIHQSLKMSLPSYWKVFSAQKLEAVQFERFYHAAFVDMHLEPNKPAVGPQVIEKLMKHNPQLEVVAMSGDLSRELMESCLKAGAQRFLAKPLMPEEIAMVLEKIEALWDLRTVDPHSDRNSTRWVGQSKESQTIKKRLADLRGESKPVLIEGETGCGKEVVAKLLHEQEGERPFIAVNIASIPDNLFESEMFGHVKGAFTGADQNKIGLAEAANGGDLFLDEIEALPLTQQAKLLRFLESGEVRKVGAKESITVKARVIVASNKPLDKMVAAGEFREDLLYRLASQRVQLPPLRDRLADIDELAQHFLAMERPRRNKQFTEDGLAALKTYNWPGNVRELKRVCEQLSLTSPLPFIRAEDVNQWLTPAATPAKAPSYTVIDFAKGLNTLVDEFEAHVIRTAMKQTKSIEEASQLLQVSRSNLYKKISDYNIQED; the protein is encoded by the coding sequence ATGGCAAAAACTCGAGTATTTTCCCTACTTATCGTTGATGATGATCCACTCATTCACCAATCGCTCAAGATGAGCCTGCCTTCTTACTGGAAGGTCTTTTCAGCGCAAAAGCTGGAAGCTGTTCAGTTTGAACGTTTTTACCATGCAGCTTTCGTAGACATGCACTTGGAGCCTAATAAACCAGCAGTCGGCCCCCAGGTGATCGAAAAACTTATGAAACACAATCCACAACTGGAAGTCGTCGCGATGTCGGGCGATTTAAGCCGCGAGTTGATGGAGTCTTGCCTTAAGGCTGGGGCGCAACGTTTCCTAGCAAAACCATTGATGCCTGAAGAGATCGCCATGGTGCTCGAAAAAATCGAAGCGCTTTGGGATCTGCGTACGGTCGATCCACATTCAGACCGTAACTCCACTCGCTGGGTGGGACAAAGCAAAGAATCTCAAACGATCAAAAAACGTCTGGCGGATTTGCGCGGTGAAAGCAAGCCCGTCTTGATCGAAGGCGAAACAGGTTGTGGTAAAGAAGTCGTCGCAAAACTCTTGCACGAACAAGAAGGCGAAAGACCGTTCATCGCCGTCAACATCGCTAGCATCCCTGATAATTTATTTGAATCCGAAATGTTTGGTCATGTGAAAGGTGCCTTCACCGGAGCTGATCAAAATAAAATCGGACTTGCCGAAGCTGCCAACGGTGGCGATTTATTCCTGGATGAAATCGAAGCCCTGCCCCTAACTCAACAAGCGAAGCTTTTGCGCTTTTTAGAAAGCGGCGAAGTTCGCAAGGTCGGCGCGAAAGAATCCATCACGGTGAAAGCCCGTGTGATTGTCGCTTCCAATAAGCCACTGGATAAAATGGTGGCTGCAGGCGAATTCCGCGAAGACCTTTTATACCGTCTTGCCTCTCAACGGGTTCAACTGCCACCTTTACGTGACCGCTTGGCCGACATTGATGAATTGGCTCAGCACTTTTTGGCAATGGAACGACCTCGTCGTAACAAGCAGTTTACAGAAGATGGTTTGGCGGCACTTAAAACTTACAACTGGCCGGGCAACGTGCGCGAACTAAAACGCGTGTGTGAGCAACTCAGTCTGACATCGCCCTTGCCGTTTATTCGCGCAGAGGATGTCAACCAGTGGTTAACACCAGCCGCCACTCCAGCTAAAGCTCCCTCTTACACTGTGATTGATTTCGCAAAAGGGCTAAATACTTTAGTTGATGAGTTCGAGGCGCATGTGATACGCACGGCGATGAAACAAACAAAGAGTATCGAAGAAGCTTCACAGCTTTTGCAGGTCTCCAGATCGAATCTTTATAAAAAGATCAGCGATTACAACATCCAAGAGGACTAA
- a CDS encoding alkene reductase yields the protein MNRPLFEPVQLGRIKLQNRLAMAPMTRSRAIGNLANDMIAKYYADRASAGLIISEGISPSPNGLGYARIPGLFNQEQAASWKKVTDAVHAKGGHIFAQLMHTGRASHPDNLPPGAKMVAPSAIALSGKIWTDTKQEQPYTTPHEMTTEEVKATIQEYIKSAELAIQAGFDGVELHGANGYLIEQFLNPKSNKRTDMYGGSDENRMRFVLEIAKGTVEKIGGDRLGIRVSPYGVFNDTGPFEGIEKFYSTLAQKLSDLGLVYIHVVDHSAMGAPPVNPEIKKLIQQNFKGLYITSGGYDEKRAEQDLMDKKGDLVAIGRPFISNPDLVAKLKEGKPLTPYDPTTFYTPGEKGYNDYK from the coding sequence ATGAACCGTCCTCTTTTTGAACCTGTACAATTAGGCCGTATTAAACTGCAAAATCGACTGGCAATGGCACCGATGACCCGCTCCCGTGCGATTGGAAATTTAGCAAATGATATGATCGCTAAATATTATGCTGACCGCGCCTCTGCTGGGTTGATTATTTCTGAAGGAATTTCTCCGTCACCAAACGGTTTGGGCTATGCCCGTATCCCGGGACTGTTTAATCAAGAGCAAGCTGCCAGCTGGAAAAAAGTCACTGACGCTGTTCACGCCAAAGGCGGACATATCTTTGCACAGCTAATGCACACGGGCCGCGCTTCTCATCCTGACAATTTGCCTCCTGGTGCTAAAATGGTAGCGCCATCAGCGATTGCCTTGTCTGGAAAAATTTGGACCGACACGAAGCAAGAGCAGCCCTACACAACTCCCCATGAAATGACGACCGAGGAAGTCAAAGCCACGATTCAAGAATACATCAAGAGTGCGGAGCTTGCGATTCAAGCAGGTTTTGACGGCGTAGAACTTCACGGTGCCAATGGCTACTTGATTGAGCAATTCTTAAATCCTAAATCGAACAAGCGCACAGATATGTATGGTGGTTCCGATGAAAATCGCATGCGTTTTGTTTTGGAAATCGCCAAAGGCACAGTGGAAAAAATTGGTGGCGACCGTTTAGGTATTCGCGTTTCTCCATATGGCGTTTTCAACGATACAGGTCCTTTTGAAGGCATCGAGAAGTTCTATTCTACACTTGCCCAAAAACTGTCCGACTTAGGATTGGTTTATATTCACGTCGTTGATCACAGTGCGATGGGTGCTCCTCCCGTTAATCCCGAAATCAAAAAACTGATTCAGCAAAATTTCAAAGGCCTTTACATCACGTCCGGCGGTTATGATGAAAAAAGAGCTGAGCAAGATCTGATGGATAAAAAAGGTGACCTGGTGGCTATCGGTCGTCCATTTATTTCAAATCCCGATCTTGTGGCGAAATTGAAAGAGGGAAAACCCCTAACACCGTACGACCCCACGACCTTCTACACTCCCGGTGAAAAAGGTTACAACGACTACAAATAA
- a CDS encoding YihY/virulence factor BrkB family protein — MAAMIGKVKSNFKNFWGVIKDTVQQMRDGELALVASSLSFSTILGMVPFLAVVTATFQSIGGFEALYPKVEFFLLMNLREAAGSDLTKYLRIFLKNINAGKVGTTGAVFLFITSLRLLHDMEVGIHRVWNQKNTRPFYKRLIYQWVLILLIPVFLAIYVGFNTLDQFQVVRKLLPTGFMNGMVLVGSLFLIYKLVPDLPVHWRSAFVSSLLGAAGMFGVHKGFSYLTLGVFNYNKIYGSFAAIPILTLWILSLWYVILGGVALCASLQKRHIT; from the coding sequence ATGGCAGCAATGATCGGCAAAGTTAAATCGAATTTTAAAAACTTTTGGGGCGTCATCAAAGACACTGTCCAACAAATGCGGGATGGTGAACTTGCATTGGTGGCAAGCTCCCTTTCGTTTTCTACGATCCTGGGTATGGTGCCTTTTCTTGCGGTCGTGACGGCGACCTTTCAGTCTATCGGTGGCTTTGAAGCTCTCTATCCCAAAGTTGAATTCTTTTTGCTAATGAACCTGCGTGAAGCGGCCGGCAGTGATTTGACAAAATATCTGCGCATCTTTTTAAAAAACATCAATGCCGGGAAAGTCGGAACAACAGGGGCCGTGTTTTTGTTCATCACGTCTTTGCGCCTGCTGCACGATATGGAAGTCGGCATTCACCGCGTATGGAACCAGAAAAACACCCGTCCCTTTTACAAGCGTTTGATCTATCAATGGGTGTTGATCCTTTTGATTCCCGTTTTCCTGGCGATCTATGTGGGCTTTAATACCTTGGATCAATTCCAGGTGGTTCGTAAGCTTTTACCGACAGGATTCATGAACGGCATGGTCTTGGTTGGAAGCTTGTTCCTGATCTACAAATTAGTCCCCGATCTTCCCGTGCACTGGCGCTCGGCCTTTGTAAGTTCCCTGTTGGGTGCTGCTGGAATGTTCGGAGTGCACAAAGGCTTCTCCTATCTGACCTTAGGAGTATTTAACTACAATAAAATCTATGGCTCCTTTGCCGCGATCCCGATCCTGACCTTGTGGATTCTTTCACTATGGTACGTGATCTTAGGCGGCGTCGCCCTTTGCGCAAGCCTACAAAAACGTCACATCACTTAG
- a CDS encoding MBL fold metallo-hydrolase has product MTVQQNKFEVEKAHLKIGPYEVCPVPTGIFGLDGGAMFGTVPKVLWEKTNPTDDKNRIQMEARGLLLKSPGCNVLIDTGNGADFVAKYGDKLGNKFAEMYGMDQSGPTLMKSLKAHGLNPEDIHHVIITHFHFDHAGGGVTEKDGKLVPTFPKATYWAQKGNLEVASHPNLREKASYYAANFQPLIDAGVLKLLDGPTQNFIPGISCIISNGHTQSQQIIQVTDGQNGLMYCADMVPTSTHVKIPWLMGYDLQPLVLMEEKTHYLGEAADKKWYLFFEHDPYCDAALIERNGHDFAVQKRFWL; this is encoded by the coding sequence ATGACAGTTCAGCAGAATAAATTTGAAGTTGAAAAAGCTCACTTGAAAATCGGTCCCTATGAAGTGTGCCCGGTTCCTACGGGAATCTTTGGCTTGGACGGCGGAGCGATGTTTGGAACAGTTCCCAAAGTTTTGTGGGAAAAAACCAATCCCACTGACGACAAGAACCGCATTCAGATGGAAGCCCGTGGTTTACTTTTAAAATCCCCTGGCTGCAACGTTCTGATCGATACGGGCAACGGAGCTGACTTCGTTGCGAAGTACGGCGACAAGCTCGGTAATAAGTTTGCGGAAATGTACGGAATGGATCAAAGCGGGCCGACACTGATGAAGTCCCTTAAAGCCCATGGTTTAAATCCTGAAGACATCCATCATGTGATTATCACCCACTTCCATTTTGACCATGCCGGCGGTGGCGTGACGGAAAAAGATGGCAAGCTTGTTCCAACTTTCCCCAAAGCCACTTATTGGGCGCAAAAAGGAAACCTCGAGGTTGCCAGCCACCCAAACCTGCGTGAAAAAGCCAGCTACTATGCAGCGAATTTTCAACCGCTGATCGATGCGGGAGTCTTAAAACTTTTGGATGGTCCAACTCAGAATTTCATTCCTGGAATCTCCTGCATTATTTCAAATGGTCACACTCAGTCCCAACAAATTATCCAAGTTACTGACGGCCAAAACGGCCTGATGTATTGCGCCGACATGGTTCCTACCAGCACTCACGTGAAAATACCGTGGTTGATGGGATATGATTTGCAGCCCCTGGTTTTGATGGAAGAAAAAACCCACTATCTGGGCGAAGCTGCGGATAAAAAGTGGTATCTCTTTTTTGAGCATGATCCCTACTGTGATGCTGCCTTGATTGAACGAAATGGCCATGATTTTGCGGTCCAAAAACGATTCTGGTTATAA